In Trueperella pecoris, the DNA window GCGACATACGCCTCAAGCTCGAAAAGGGAAATACCGTAGGGCTGTAAGGAGCGCGCAGTGCCAGTAAGCGTCATCTTCGTCACCGCCTTTTGGCTGATCTTATGTTCAACCCAGGTTGCATCCTTGCCCGCCGAGCCGGAATATGTGAGCTTATCTTCCGTATCGGCGCCCTGAGGATGGGAATATTTAACCGTGTATGCAGTGGCGTGGGCACCTTCCCATGCCAGTCGCAGTTTCACAAGGTCCTGCGGCTTTGCAAACTCGAGGGTAATGGATTCTCCATCCCGCCCACCAATGGACGACCAACGTGACTGCTTGTTGGTGGCATCGCCGTCGATCGCCTTATCGGCAGTGAAGTTCGTATTGGCTTCAACCGACGACGCCGTCGCCTTCGTACCTTCCGACTTCAGCGCGACGTTCTTCCCGGCCGCCGCCACGGGCTTGCCATCCGCACCCAGAAGCGTGACGGGAACATTGCCCGGCTCAGTGACGAGGTTCGTGGACAGCGCCGCAACCTTCACCGGCACGGCCTGGCTCGACGCGTTCTTCACCGAGGCGGTGTACGCAACGTCTTGACCCGGGGCGACAGTCTCACCCGAGGCCGGGGTAGACTCAAGCTTCGATTCGGTGGCGACGACGAGCTTGTCCAGATCCGCCGGGAGGACCGGAGCGTCGCCGACGGCCTTCATCGAGGCCTTGAACTGGTCAAATGTGCGCTCATCGCCCGAATACCAGACACGATCGGCAAAAGCCGTGTACGGGCCCTTTGTATTCTCTGCGACCTTATCCTGCGTGAACATACGAGGAGCGTCGGACCAGATGGCGAACGAAGCACCGCGCAGCCAATCGGGGTACGCGGTGGTTTCTCCACGCTTGACATTCTCAGTCGGCCAAGCCTGGCCCGTGTTCTTGTCAATGCTCGGGAAACGACCCGCGTGGAAACCGTTAAAGATCTTCTCCGCCGAGGGCTTGTCGTAGTAGGCCTTGTCCGGCTCGGCAAGCACCCAATACATGTAAGCGTCGTTGTAGTTGATGAGCTTGTAGCCCTTGTCGACAAAGGTCTTCACGGGTGCCATCGGAGCATCCCACTTGGTCCAATAATCGATCGTAATATCTTTGCTCAGCTCAACCTTCTGGTTGGAGTTGGACAGGTAGAACGCGTCATTCCAAACGCGAACATCATCCTTGTTGTGCTTGGTCTTAAGGTAGTTTGCCATCTCGTTGATGAAAGCAACAAAGCCATCCACAAATCGCTTGTCCTGGCCAAGCTTTGCCTTCACGCGCTCGGTCGTCTCGGGATACTTCCAGTCAGCATCCCTGAAGGGATGCACGTACTCGTCGGCACCAAGATGCCACTTGTTCGTATCAGGGAACAGAGGAGCGAATTCGTCGACCAAAGACTTCACGAATTCAACAGCTTCCGGCTTGGAGAAATCGAGTCCCTTCCTCGCCTCGTCGCTGTAGCCCTTCAGACGAAGCTCCGGGTGCTCCGACAGCGCCTGACGCATGTGACCCGGCATATCGAGCGCCGGAATAACTTCAACATGGTACTTCTTGGCCTCGGCGAGAATCTCCTTCAGCTGATCTTGCGTGATCACGCCGTCCTTCGACATCACTTCCGGATGCTGCTTGGATTCCAAACGAAACCCTTCGTTTTCGGAGAAGTGCAACTGAAGTGCGTTCAGCTTCCGGTAACTCATCTGATGAATCAGGTTGAGGATGTAGTCCTTGTCGTAATACTTACGAGCCATGTCCTGATGGAACGAGCGCTCGCCGACGTCGGCCCAGTCGCGCACGTTACCCGCTTGCACACCGCCAGCACTGGCGACCGACTGGACGACAGTCTGCTGGCCCCAGAACGCGCCGTCGACCGACTTGCCGGTGATCGTCAGCGCGTCCTTCGAAGACTTGATAACGTAGCCGTCTTTCTGGGGCACATCGAGATTGGCATCGACCTTGAGCTCGATATCGTCCGCGTCCACGACGCCACCGATCTCAACCTTCGGCCTGACATTTCCCTTGACCGCCAAATCCAGAGCAAGCTTCTCCGCATCAGCCTTCAACGTTTCAGGTGCGACGATCTTGGTCTCAGGTGTGAGCATCCACGCATCACCGCCGGCAGGCTCAAAATGCCGCACAGCAGGAATTACATCGTGGATTCCCCCACTCTGGATGGGCGCAGCAACTGCACCAGGAGCCGCAGCCAGCGTGGCAGTGGTGAGAACCATCGCCAGCGCGCCCCCTAAGAGTTTCCTATGGGTAGACATCGTTGTCCCTTCCGAGCTCGCCGCATTAAGGTGACATGCTTGAGCTCATCGATTTTCATGGAGACGACGCCGCCCATCAGCAATCCACCTTGATCGCTCATCCGCGCACGAACGTCCACCGGCCATAGTAGCAACTTAAACGGTTAAGTGATACCCCTTTTTAACATCTGATTGAAAATTGGTTCGCTTCCACACACTCGCAGGTCACAGCGTTGTTTTAAGGAAAATGGATTCGGGTAGCCGATTTTCACAGCTCAGGCGAAATTGGCCGCGGCGCGCTATACCTCGGTCCGTTACGCGAGCATCACCCGCACGCTCCGACACCAGCGACCGCAAAGAAATGGCTCAATCAAGGGCCTTCACACCCCATCGCCAGACAGCGCCTGACCACGTTTGACCAGCTCACACCCGAAAACCGCCTCGCACACGGCAAATCAGAGGCACCATGTTTTCTTTGCCCTATTGTGTCAAATAATAGGCTGATTACCCCGATTGTCCTTTACAGCATCCACGCCCGGGAGCCCACGACCCTCCGGGAGCCCACGACCCCGCACGGGCCGTCCACCGCGCCGACGGGCATAGCTCGCGAGGCTCGTCCTTCGATGTAGGATTTTGAACCGATCTTGTTATATACGAAGATCGGTTCAAAATCCTACATCGAACGTCACGCGGTCCACCCTCACCAAGAGTCCGGACACAAAAAGTGAGGGTCGAGACCGAAGTCTCGACCCTCACGTCTGCTAGACACTTACGGCATTAGCCCTGACGGCGGCGGATCAACGCCACAGCCCCACCCGCGAGGAGCAGAACCACAGCGGCGATCGACAGACCGGCAACCGTGGCACCGGTGTGCGCCAACGGCTTCTGAGCCTTGGCGGTAGCCTTCTCAGCCTTCGCAGGTGCAGCCTTCTCGGCCACGACGGTCGCGCCCTTCTCGGACGCGCCCGCCGACAGACCCTTCAGCGCACGATCAATAATGATCTTCAGCGTGTCATTGATCTGCTGCCCCTCAACGTCGGGCACGATCACGCCCGGCACCGAGTTGCCCGGGATCGTCTGACCAGGAACGAGCTTGTGTGCGGGAATGGTGCACTTGAGCTCCTCGAGCGTCGGCGCAGTCCACGACCACTCGGTCTTCGCACCCTTGGCCAGCTGGTAACCCTCGACCGCCTTAGCCGTGACCACAACGGTCTTGCCGTAGGGGTATTCAAACTTCGAGCCGTTGCCCTCAACCGAAGCGATTTCCTCGCCATCGACCGTGACCGAGTAGGACACGCCCTTCATCGGGACGATCGTGGCAAACGGCTTCACCGTGCACGACGCCGGATCGGAGGCCTCCGGGAAGATCGGATCGTTCGTACCAACAACCTTGACACCCTTAACCTGGTCATACTTCTGCGTCACGGTGTTATCCACCGTGCCCGACGTCTTACCCGGCGTCGGCACCGGCTTGGGCTCGGGCTTCGGCGTCGTCTCCGGAGCCTCAGGCTTCTTGCCCGGCTCCTTCGGATCCGTGCCCGGCTTGTCAGTCTCGGGCGGGACCGGCGCAGTCTGCTTTGCAAACTCAAAATCTGCAACACGTTCGCCACTCTTACCATCAAGCAGACGAACGAAGTATTTCCCCTGCATCAATCAGGTGTCAGGATCTGACGACGTATCAAGGTTGACGAAAATTTGTTTTTGAGGAATCTCAAATTTCGCTGCAGAATCCAAATCTTTATACGTCAGATTCTTGGATTCACCAGGAGAAAGAACAAGATCTGCCTGAGTCTTCACAGGAGCGCCAGTAGTTGAGTTGACGGGCCGCGGTTGTAAATCCGCGTATTGTCCTTGATAAACAAAAAGCGCAGCTTATCTTCCGTGCCCAACTTGCCGATCTTCGCACTCCAGATACTCGCAGGCCCCTCGACCATCAGCGTATCTTTCGCCTTCCCTCCAACTACTGCACTCACCAAAGGCTGATGAACACGAAATTCTCCCCTTGATTTAGCGTCCGGATATCCCCTGACGTCGAGCGTAACAGTCACGGGAACCATCAGTTCGTATGAGGCATCGACAATTTGCTGGGAGCCATCAGGGAATGTCACTTTGACATTCAACGGTTTCTTGCCTGCACTATAAGAAGGGTCGATGTTGCCGCCGATAGCGCCTGTCGAACTAAATTCGAGGCCGTTCGAAAAACTGACCGGGGCCACTTCAAACTTAGTGCCCTGAGGGAATGGGTTCGAACCTTCACCAAGATGCTTCCGGTTATCAGTGGGAGCAGGAATATCTACTGCGCCACCAACAGGGACGTTGGCGTGCGTATCCGGCACCTCATACAACTCCCTGTTCTGCTTAACCTCAGGCTTATTCTTCTCTTTGTCGCCATGTGCCATATGTTGCGAAAAGTCCACCTTGACCTCACGGCTAGGGGAAAAGTCAATCAAATCAGCTGTTTGGAGCAGAACGCCATTATGCGGATTCTTGCTAACATCCGGCTTCTTGTCAGGGTTGGCATTTCCGATAAAGACGAGCATGTTGACGCGAGTATCACCCTCAAATGGAGTCAAATCGACCTTCCGACGGTTGTTGCCAGCGGATGCCAGATCAACGATCTTGCCCTGCGACTTGTCCGTACTCCACTGCCAGACCTGGTAGCCGCCGTTTGCAGTCGGCGTGTATCGCTGCTCTCAGTGTTGTGGTAAATCGCCTCAGCCTCGGACTCGGTGTCAACGACAACGGTCACGACACCCTCGGTCGCTGCGTGCGCGGATGGCGAGCCGACGATCGTCAACGCCCCCATGCCAAGAATTATCAGAGCGAAGGCGAGGAGTGCCGCCCACGTCCGACGCGCAATGTTTTAAGCCATGCGTTTTCTTTCTCTCTTCGTGTCCTTAAGAAGGCATGAGAACCGCTATGTGCGCGATGATCCTTCCAATGTCAAGACCCCCACTTACCCGACCGTAGTATTACGTCAACCTGCAAAAATGAGGGACGCACACCTCAGGGACCATCACCCGCAGCGCCACCGCCAGCGAAGATAGGCCGCTCGGTGTCGCTAACCGACTCCGGCTAACACCCGTAAAAATGCCGGTTAAATGCGCAAATCTGCGGGGCGATTTTCCTCACGCCACACACCAAATAGCCCAGTGGAAGCCATTCAGCCCGGGGTCGCTGCCAAATCCTGTGAGATTTAGGCCGAAATCGCCAAGTGCGTTCACCAAAAACCATATTTTCACAGGATTTGGCGGCGGCACGGAGTACAGCGCCCGGCTGGGCGAGGTGCAGCACCCGGCTCCCCAAAGTAGAGCGGAACGGCCAGCCCGCCTGGCCGCTCGGGTAGGTGGCACGCTGGCTGCCCAGAGTGGTGGCTCGAAGCAGGGAGTTAAGGCAGTCCGCCGCCGGAGCCCGCCCCTCTCTGCACTTAAGCGCATAAATTCCGCTTCTGTTCTCCCGCTGAGCACCCGCCGATAAAATGGAGGCGTTGCTACACCCCCAAAGGAGCAGGTATGAAACTAGCATTTGGTTGCGATCCCAACGCTGGAGATCTTAAGAAGGGCCTCATGGCCAAGGCTGAGGAGCTCGGACACGAAGTCGCTGACCTCGGCTCGGACGATCCGATTTACGCGAATGTGGCTTTCGATGTCGCCACGGCCGTCGCGGCGGGCGAATATGACCGCGGCATTCTTGTGTGCGGCACCGGCATCGGCGTTTCCATCGCCGCGAACAAGGTGGAAGGCGCCTATTGCGCCTGCATCCACGACGTCTACCAGGCCGAGCGCGCCGTCCTTTCCAATAATGCGAATCTGATTTCGATGGGTTCGCAGGTCATCGGAATCAAGCTCGCGGAGAAGCTCCTCGAGGAGTACCTCAAGTACGAGTACGATCCCAACAGCCGTTCCAAGGACAAGGTCAACCGCATTTGCGAGTTTGAGCGCGGCGAGTAAACGAACCGTCGCGCTCGGCCCGCTTGCCTCTCGGCCCGCTCGCCACGCCGGTGCGCTCGCGACCTTCCCGGCCGCAACTTCAATAATCACACCTTGGGGTCACTTACCACTGACCGGTAAGTGACCCCAAGCTTTTGCCTCCCACGGCCACCGCCACGGCCACGGGCACGGGCACACCCTGCCCGCCCATGTCTAGGGCACGACGGCGATCTTCACACCCACCCGGTCGTGCAGAGCCTGGTACGCATCCTCGACCCGCGAAAGCGGGAAGCTGTGCGTGACGATTTCCTCCGCGTTGATCTTCCCGGCCTCGAGCAGCCTGATCGCGCGCTTGACGTCCCGCCGCCGCGCGTTCGAACCGCCCGTGACCTGCAGTTCTTTGTAGTGGATGAGGTTGGGCTCCATCTGCGACGTCGATCCCTTGGGGAAGCCGGCGAAGTAGCTGACTCGCCCGCCGTCACGCGCGAGGACGAGCGCATCTTGTGCAAGTTCTTCTGCTCCGATGCAGACGATGACGACGTCGGCACCCGCACCCTCGGTCGCCTGCGCCACCCGGTCGGCCAGTTCGTCCGGCCCGACGCCGATCGCCCCGAGTCGGTCGGCGACTTTGCGTCGCTCTTCACCCCGGTTGGAGACGAACACGTGGCGGGCCCCGCTCGCGAGCGCCAGCTGGGCGTGAATCAGCCCGATGGGCCCCGCGCCGAGAATCGCGACGGTCTCGCCGGTCTCGACGCGGAACTGGTCGAGCCCGTTGAGGCAGCAGGAGATCGGCTCGGCGAGGCAGAGGGCGCGTGGGTCAAGCTCGGAGTCGGTCATGAAGAGGTTGCCGCGGCGAAGGGCGCGTTCGGGAACGATCATGTATTCCTGCAGGCCGCCGTCGATGCCGTACCCGAAGAGTTCGAGGTTGAGGCAGAGGTGCTCGCGGTCGTCCAGGCAGTTTCGGCAGTATCCGCAGGATACGACGATGGAAACGGTTGCCTGTCTACCCACTTTGAGACCCGGGACGATCGCCTCCGCGCCTTCACCGAGTTCCTCGATTCGGCCGGCAATCTCGTGTCCTGGCACGACGCCGGGGCGCACGCCCGCCGTCTTGGCGCCGGTGTAGAGGCGGTAGTCGGTGCCGCACATGGTGTTGGCTTCGATACGGAGAAGGACTTCTCCGGGGCCTGGTGTGGGGCGCGGTTTGTCGACTAACCGAAGATCGTGGGGTGCGTGAAGTTGCGCTGCAAGCATGTCGATATCCTTAAGGTGGGTGGGGCAGGATATGGCTTCTAGGCTAGCCATATCCTGCCCGTCTGTCCGTGTGAAGGTCATACGAGGAAGTCGGGGACGACCCTCATGAGCATGGCGAAGGAGGTTGCGCCTGGGTCGGGCGTTCCGATGGACTTTTCACCATGGGTGCGGGCGCGCCCCTTGGTCGCTGCGAAGTCGGCGGTTCCCGCCGCGGCTTGTTCGGCGGCGCGTGCTGCGCTTTCCCACGCTTCGGCGAGCGTCCCGTCGGCCTTTTCGAGGGTGTCGGCGAAGGCTTCGGAGGCGTCAACGATGGTCTTGTCGCCCACCTTTGCCCCGCCCATGGTCACGAAGAAGCGAGCGCCCTCGATGACAGCGCGGCGGATGTCGTCGGTGTCGGCGCCGTCGTCGTCCGATAGCCCGGCGCCCACTTTCGCGAGCGCCCCGCCCCAGAGGGCCCCTGCTGTACCGCCGGCGCCTTCGGACCATGCGGCGCCTGCCCGGGCGAGCAACGTGCGCACGCCCGCGCTCGCCTCGACGGCTTCGCGGGCGGCTTTCGCGGCCGCCGTCGTGCCGAGGACCATGCCTTGGCCGTGGTCGCCGTCTCCGGCCACCGAGTCCATCCTGCCGAGCTCGTGTTCGACCTCGCGCGCCTTCGTCTCGAACGCTTGCAGAACCGCCGCGACGGCCTTGGCCAGCTTGGCCGAGGCCGGGTCACCTTGCGCGATTGTTTCTTCGGCGTCTTCGACGACGACGCGGCGCTCGCCCTGGCCTGCCGAGGCAGTGCCAATGCGGTAGGCCGGGGTGTCAGCGGGTGCGAGCCAGCATTCTTCGAGTTCATCGTCGAGGAACATGAGCGAGAGCGAGATGCCGGCCATGTCCAGCGAGGTGACCTGCTCGTCGACCACCGGGCCGACGATGCTCAAGCCGCGTTCCTCAAGGATGCGCTTGACCGCGCCGTAGAAGACGAACATCTCCTCGTACTTGGTGGCGCCCAGGCCGTTGACGAGGACGGCGACTCGGCCCTCGTAGGGGCGCTCGCCCTCGCCGCGGGCGGGCTCTTCTTCGAGGAGCTTGTCGATGATCATCTGTGCGATCTCATCCGAGCTCATCATCTCGTGCTCCGAGATGCCCGGCTCGCCGTGGATGCCTAGGCCGAGGCCGAAGGTTCCGGGGTCAACAGTAAACAGTGGCTCCTTGGCTCCCGGGAACGTGCAGCCGGTGAAGGCGACGCCGAGGGTGCGCGTGCGGTCATTGGCGCGCGTTGCCACGTCCATGACGTCGTCGATATTCTTGCCGGCGGCCGCAGCAGCCCCTGCCGCCTTAACCACTAGTAGATCACCTGCGATGCCGCGCCGATCGAGATGATTTTCTGCGGTGTTCGAGGCAATGTCATCGGAGATGGTGAAGATGCGCACGTCATGCCCTTCAGCGCGTAGCTGCTCGGCCGCGTTCCCAAAGTGCAGGACGTCGCCGGCATAGTTGCCGAACATGATGATGGTTCCGCCGCCGTTGTCCGCCGATCGGCAGACCGACGTCGCTTGGGAGGCTGATGGCGAAGAGAAGATGTTGCCGCATACTGCGCCGTGCGCCATGCCGGTGCCAACCCAGCCGGCGAAGGCCGGGTAGTGGCCTGAACCGCCACCGACCACGATCGACACCTCGCCCTGCGGTGATGTTCCAGCACGGACGACACCTCCATGAACCGGTTGGACGTACGTCGAGTAGGCGGCGGCAAAGCCTGCCACTGCCTCAGCCGGGAATTTCTCAGGATCATTCACTAAAAACGTCATTGTTTTCCTTTCTCAATCCTTAGCCGCTGAGCTCCACAGCGGTTGTCATTTCTTTGGCCGTAGACGTTCTGGTAGCGGTCGAAGAGGTGGTCCACCGCCTCCTGCGCGATCGGCTGCGGGTGGCCGAGCCCCTGCGCTAGCGCGACAGTCTTGGCTACTTCTTCGACCATGACCGCAGCCTTGACTGCGGCGGTGGCGTCTTTGCCAACGGTGAATGGGCCGTGGTTGGCCATGAGTACGGCCGGCGAGCGCGCGCCCTCCAGCGTCGCCACGATGCCCGCCCCGATTGAATCGTCGCCGATGATGGCGAAGGGCCCCACGGGGACT includes these proteins:
- a CDS encoding alcohol dehydrogenase catalytic domain-containing protein; amino-acid sequence: MLAAQLHAPHDLRLVDKPRPTPGPGEVLLRIEANTMCGTDYRLYTGAKTAGVRPGVVPGHEIAGRIEELGEGAEAIVPGLKVGRQATVSIVVSCGYCRNCLDDREHLCLNLELFGYGIDGGLQEYMIVPERALRRGNLFMTDSELDPRALCLAEPISCCLNGLDQFRVETGETVAILGAGPIGLIHAQLALASGARHVFVSNRGEERRKVADRLGAIGVGPDELADRVAQATEGAGADVVIVCIGAEELAQDALVLARDGGRVSYFAGFPKGSTSQMEPNLIHYKELQVTGGSNARRRDVKRAIRLLEAGKINAEEIVTHSFPLSRVEDAYQALHDRVGVKIAVVP
- a CDS encoding dihydroxyacetone kinase family protein, encoding MTFLVNDPEKFPAEAVAGFAAAYSTYVQPVHGGVVRAGTSPQGEVSIVVGGGSGHYPAFAGWVGTGMAHGAVCGNIFSSPSASQATSVCRSADNGGGTIIMFGNYAGDVLHFGNAAEQLRAEGHDVRIFTISDDIASNTAENHLDRRGIAGDLLVVKAAGAAAAAGKNIDDVMDVATRANDRTRTLGVAFTGCTFPGAKEPLFTVDPGTFGLGLGIHGEPGISEHEMMSSDEIAQMIIDKLLEEEPARGEGERPYEGRVAVLVNGLGATKYEEMFVFYGAVKRILEERGLSIVGPVVDEQVTSLDMAGISLSLMFLDDELEECWLAPADTPAYRIGTASAGQGERRVVVEDAEETIAQGDPASAKLAKAVAAVLQAFETKAREVEHELGRMDSVAGDGDHGQGMVLGTTAAAKAAREAVEASAGVRTLLARAGAAWSEGAGGTAGALWGGALAKVGAGLSDDDGADTDDIRRAVIEGARFFVTMGGAKVGDKTIVDASEAFADTLEKADGTLAEAWESAARAAEQAAAGTADFAATKGRARTHGEKSIGTPDPGATSFAMLMRVVPDFLV
- a CDS encoding family 20 glycosylhydrolase; protein product: MSTHRKLLGGALAMVLTTATLAAAPGAVAAPIQSGGIHDVIPAVRHFEPAGGDAWMLTPETKIVAPETLKADAEKLALDLAVKGNVRPKVEIGGVVDADDIELKVDANLDVPQKDGYVIKSSKDALTITGKSVDGAFWGQQTVVQSVASAGGVQAGNVRDWADVGERSFHQDMARKYYDKDYILNLIHQMSYRKLNALQLHFSENEGFRLESKQHPEVMSKDGVITQDQLKEILAEAKKYHVEVIPALDMPGHMRQALSEHPELRLKGYSDEARKGLDFSKPEAVEFVKSLVDEFAPLFPDTNKWHLGADEYVHPFRDADWKYPETTERVKAKLGQDKRFVDGFVAFINEMANYLKTKHNKDDVRVWNDAFYLSNSNQKVELSKDITIDYWTKWDAPMAPVKTFVDKGYKLINYNDAYMYWVLAEPDKAYYDKPSAEKIFNGFHAGRFPSIDKNTGQAWPTENVKRGETTAYPDWLRGASFAIWSDAPRMFTQDKVAENTKGPYTAFADRVWYSGDERTFDQFKASMKAVGDAPVLPADLDKLVVATESKLESTPASGETVAPGQDVAYTASVKNASSQAVPVKVAALSTNLVTEPGNVPVTLLGADGKPVAAAGKNVALKSEGTKATASSVEANTNFTADKAIDGDATNKQSRWSSIGGRDGESITLEFAKPQDLVKLRLAWEGAHATAYTVKYSHPQGADTEDKLTYSGSAGKDATWVEHKISQKAVTKMTLTGTARSLQPYGISLFELEAYVAGSPVQVADAELGNAGNIRWSGVLEPGQSIAFSWDGTVKEDAASDVTTELVSTAIHAFKPGIPSVVKSELKIEDGEEPVESKAPDKGNGEAGVPAPTSPKVPVADPTTPVKALTQLPAKGPATSFLSNTGSSVAVLGLVALGLLGAGAVMRMRRDSSAMSE
- a CDS encoding RpiB/LacA/LacB family sugar-phosphate isomerase; the protein is MKLAFGCDPNAGDLKKGLMAKAEELGHEVADLGSDDPIYANVAFDVATAVAAGEYDRGILVCGTGIGVSIAANKVEGAYCACIHDVYQAERAVLSNNANLISMGSQVIGIKLAEKLLEEYLKYEYDPNSRSKDKVNRICEFERGE
- a CDS encoding Rib/alpha-like domain-containing protein — encoded protein: MTPFEGDTRVNMLVFIGNANPDKKPDVSKNPHNGVLLQTADLIDFSPSREVKVDFSQHMAHGDKEKNKPEVKQNRELYEVPDTHANVPVGGAVDIPAPTDNRKHLGEGSNPFPQGTKFEVAPVSFSNGLEFSSTGAIGGNIDPSYSAGKKPLNVKVTFPDGSQQIVDASYELMVPVTVTLDVRGYPDAKSRGEFRVHQPLVSAVVGGKAKDTLMVEGPASIWSAKIGKLGTEDKLRFLFIKDNTRIYNRGPSTQLLALL